A portion of the Manihot esculenta cultivar AM560-2 chromosome 2, M.esculenta_v8, whole genome shotgun sequence genome contains these proteins:
- the LOC122723140 gene encoding probable methylthioribulose-1-phosphate dehydratase — translation MATAAAPAAVNGGGKVTSQAYLESIAVKDTRVLIADLCRQFYNLGWVSGTGGSITIKVHDDSIPKPQQLILMSPSGKYCRCYAIPKIELLCSSVYMCCRITARHHWGTLQLHCCGTTGCAAAAPSSPFKAFSGRRYGTCPPCRTVPPPLMVIEEDI, via the coding sequence ATGGCGACTGCGGCAGCTCCAGCAGCGGTGAACGGAGGAGGCAAGGTGACTTCTCAAGCTTATTTGGAGAGTATTGCTGTGAAGGACACGAGGGTGTTAATCGCTGATCTCTGCCGCCAGTTCTACAACCTTGGATGGGTCTCTGGGACAGGTGGAAGCATCACCATCAAGGTCCACGATGATTCCATCCCTAAGCCTCAACAGCTTATCTTAATGTCCCCTTCTGGTAAATATTGTCGTTGCTATGCTATTCCCAAAATTGAGCTCCTCTGTTCATCTGTTTACATGTGTTGTCGGATTACTGCGCGGCACCACTGGGGGACGCTGCAACTGCACTGCTGCGGCAccaccggctgcgccgctgcggcaccttcatcccccttcaaagcattttccggtcgccggtacggcacgtgcccccCTTGCCGTACCGTCCCTCCGCCCCTGATGGTGATTGAGGAGGACATATAA
- the LOC110608576 gene encoding probable polyol transporter 3, producing the protein MASTEGCGGENQPKFNKYAVACAIVASMISIIFGYDTGVMSGAMIFIKDDLKIHDTQVEILAGILNICALVGSLLAGRTSDYIGRRYTIAVACAIFMIGSILMGYGPNYAVLMAGRCTAGVGVGFALMIAPVYSAEVSSPSSRGFLTSLPELGISIGILLGYISNVTFGKLTLKIGWRLMLGLAAVPSVILGIGIARMPESPRWLVMQGRLGEAKKILLLVSNSKEEAEARFRDIKVAAGIDVNCKDDHIKLPKETHGEGVWKELLLRPTPAVRWILIAAIGIHFFEHAVGIEAVVLYSPRIFKKAGITGKEKLLLATVGVGLTKFTFIFISTFLIDRVGRRRLLLTSTTGIIASLTVLGSCLTIVEYHNGGKLLWALSMSIISTYVFVAFFNIGLAPVTWVYSSEIFPLKLRAQGYSIGVAVNRLMNAIISMSFISLYKAITIGGAFFLFGGVAVIGWLFFYFLFPETKGRSLEEMESLFSKGVWAKNESVEIQPRNNSV; encoded by the exons ATGGCGTCGACTGAAGGATGTGGTGGAGAAAACCAACCAAAATTTAACAAGTATGCAGTTGCTTGTGCTATAGTTGCTTCAATGATATCCATCATATTTGGTTATG ACACTGGTGTAATGAGTGGAGCCATGATATTCATAAAAGACGACCTGAAAATCCATGATACTCAAGTGGAAATCCTTGCCGGAATCTTGAATATATGTGCCCTCGTGGGTTCTCTCCTTGCCGGAAGAACTTCCGATTACATCGGAAGGCGATACACAATTGCTGTAGCCTGTGCTATTTTCATGATAGGCTCAATTCTAATGGGTTACGGTCCAAATTATGCAGTCCTAATGGCTGGAAGATGCACCGCTGGAGTCGGTGTAGGCTTTGCTCTTATGATTGCTCCTGTTTACTCTGCAGAGGTTTCATCACCATCATCAAGAGGTTTCTTGACCTCCCTGCCTGAGCTTGGTATAAGTATTGGAATCTTACTCGGATATATTTCAAACGTAACTTTCGGGAAGTTAACTCTGAAAATTGGCTGGAGATTGATGCTTGGACTTGCAGCCGTACCTTCAGTTATTTTAGGCATTGGCATCGCACGTATGCCAGAGTCTCCAAGGTGGCTAGTCATGCAAGGACGTTTAGGGGAAGCCAAGAAAATCCTGCTCTTAGTATCCAACTCAAAGGAAGAAGCAGAAGCTCGTTTCCGCGACATAAAAGTTGCAGCAGGAATAGATGTGAATTGCAAAGATGATCATATCAAGCTTCCAAAGGAAACTCATGGAGAAGGTGTCTGGAAAGAGCTGTTGTTAAGGCCAACACCAGCAGTCCGATGGATACTAATCGCTGCCATTGGAATCCATTTCTTCGAGCACGCAGTTGGGATCGAAGCAGTTGTGCTATATTCTCCAAGAATCTTCAAAAAAGCTGGTATCACAGGGAAGGAAAAACTCTTGCTTGCAACAGTTGGGGTAGGGCTGACAAAGTTTACATTTATATTCATATCCACATTTTTAATCGACAGAGTTGGGAGAAGACGCCTATTGCTCACAAGCACAACAGGAATCATAGCATCGCTAACAGTATTAGGATCTTGCTTGACAATAGTAGAGTACCACAATGGAGGGAAACTGCTGTGGGCTCTAAGCATGAGTATCATTTCTACGTATGTGTTTGTAGCTTTCTTCAACATTGGTCTCGCACCTGTGACATGGGTCTACAGCTCAGAGATATTCCCTTTGAAGTTGAGAGCACAAGGGTATAGCATTGGCGTAGCTGTTAACAGGCTTATGAATGCTATAATCTCTATGAGTTTTATTTCACTGTATAAAGCAATTACcataggtggagccttcttctTGTTTGGTGGGGTAGCTGTGATTGGGTggcttttcttctattttcttttcccAGAGACCAAGGGAAGGTCCTTGGAAGAGATGGAGTCGTTGTTTAGCAAGGGTGTTTGGGCTAAAAATGAGAGTGTGGAAATCCAGCCCAGAAATAACAGCGTGTAG
- the LOC110609231 gene encoding glutamate--tRNA ligase, chloroplastic/mitochondrial, whose protein sequence is MANVVGGTPLMRIRGIPDLAPPIWRPSAFIYKHNHHHFHKRRLLLCSSAPRRWRHFCVSSKADATPQEQVRVRFAPSPTGNLHVGGARTALFNYLFARSKGGKFVLRIEDTDLERSTKQSEEAMLRDLFWLGLDWDEGPDVGGDYGPYRQSERNSLYKQYAEKLLESGHVYRCFCSNEELEKMKEIAKLKQLPPVYTGKWATATDEEVEEELAKGTPYTYRFRVPKEGSLKINDLIRGEVSWNLDTLGDFVIMRSNGQPVYNFCVTVDDSTMAISHVIRAEEHLPNTLRQALIYKALGFPMPYFAHVSLILAPDRSKLSKRHGATSVGQFREMGYLPQAMVNYLALLGWGDGTENEFFTLEQLIEKFSISRVNKSGAIFDSTKLRWMNGQHLRALSSEQLLNLIGEHWKKTGILEELEGSFIEEAVQLLKDGIDLVTDSDKALSNLLSYPLHATLLSPEGKTVVEDKLDEVSSRLLAAYDSGELLSALEEGPSGWQKWVKNFGKSLKRKGKSLFMPLRLLLTGKVHGPDMGSSVILLHKAGSSGVVSPNAGFVPLNERFEILRQVDWEALKEQPPLESAATVSN, encoded by the exons ATGGCGAATGTTGTTGGAGGGACACCATTGATGAGAATCAGAGGAATACCAGATCTTGCCCCCCCAATCTGGCGCCCATCTGCTTTTATTTATAAGCATAATCATCATCATTTCCACAAGCGTCGACTTCTTCTCTGTTCTTCTGCTCCAAGGAGGTGGAGGCATTTCTGTGTCTCGTCGAAGGCAGATGCTACTCCCCAAGAACAAGTTCGAGTTCGTTTTGCTCCTTCTCCCACTGGCAATCTCCATGTTGGTGGTGCCAGAACTGCTCTTTTCAATTACCTTTTTGCTAG GTCCAAAGGAGGCAAATTTGTGTTGAGGATTGAAGATACTGACTTGGAGAGGTCAACTAAGCAATCCGAAGAGGCAATGCTCCGGGACCTTTTTTGGCTTGGTCTTGATTGGGATGAAG GCCCTGATGTTGGTGGAGACTACGGTCCATACCGACAATCTGAAAGGAATTCTTTGTATAAGCAATATGCTGAGAAACTCTTGGAATCTGGTCATGTTTATCGCTGCTTCTGTTCTAATGAG GAACTAGAAAAAATGAAGGAGATCGCAAAGCTAAAGCAATTGCCTCCAGTGTACACTGGGAAGTGGGCCACTGCAACTGATGAAGAAGTTGAGGAAGAGCTTGCGAAGGGAACTCCTTACACATATCGGTTTCGTGTACCAAAGGAGGGGAGTTTGAAAATTAATGACCTTATTCGGGGTGAA GTTAGCTGGAACTTGGACACACTTGGAGATTTTGTAATCATGAGGAGCAATGGTCAACCTGTGTACAACTTTTGTGTTACGGTTGATGATTCTACAATGGCCATCTCACATGTGATAAG AGCGGAAGAGCATTTGCCAAATACTTTGAGGCAAGCATTAATATATAAG GCTCTTGGATTTCCCATGCCTTACTTTGCACATGTTTCTTTAATTCTTGCTCCGGATAGGAGTAAGTTGTCAAAACGGCATGGTGCAACTTCAGTGGGTCAG TTCAGGGAGATGGGGTATCTTCCCCAAGCAATGGTGAATTACCTGGCGCTTTTAGGTTGGGGGGATGGCacagaaaatgagtttttcacCCTTGAGCAACTAA TTGAAAAATTCTCAATCAGTCGCGTTAACAAAAGTGGTGCCATTTTTGACTCTACAAAGTTGAG GTGGATGAATGGTCAGCATTTAAGAGCACTTTCATCAGAGCAATTGCTCAACCTTATTGGTGAACATTGGAAGAAGACTGGTATCCTTGAGGAGTTGGAAGGATCATTTATAGAA GAAGCAGTTCAGCTACTAAAGGATGGGATTGACTTGGTAACTGATTCAGACAAAGCACTCTCAAATTTGCTATCTTATCCCTTACATGCTACTTTGTTGAG TCCAGAAGGTAAGACTGTTGTAGAAGATAAGCTTGATGAAGTTTCATCCAGGCTTTTAGCTGCATATGACAGTGGTGAACTCCTAAGTGCCCTAGAAGAAGGTCCATCTGGTTGGCAGAAGTGGGTGAAGAACTTTGGCAAATCTCTAAAGCGCAAG GGGAAATCGCTTTTCATGCCACTTAGGTTATTGCTAACTGGGAAGGTCCACGGCCCCGATATGGGTTCTAGTGTGATTCTGCTCCACAAGGCTGGAAGTTCTGGTGTTGTTTCTCCAAACGCTGGATTTGTCCCATTGAATGAGAGGTTCGAAATATTGAGGCAAGTTGACTGGGAAGCTCTGAAAGAGCAACCTCCTTTGGAGTCTGCTGCTACTGTATCAAATTaa
- the LOC110604923 gene encoding uncharacterized protein LOC110604923 has product MRKLCPNIDDDDGLETVLEVPIPEEMFTSMGSNANLRWQNMLTWMKAQTSDKWSQPVIAGRINELRFLLYMVGSPLIPLQVQVGHSVHRPVKDCSIQASTAKYIVQQYIAATGGPAALNAVHSMCVTGEVKINASEFHQVDQSKNVKRTEEAGGFVLWQKDPDLWILELVVSGCKVICGSNGKISWRLSSNQQAPISTGPARPLRRFLQGLDPRSTANLFIDATCIGEKIINNEDCFILKLETSPAIREAQSGPNYEIIHHTIWGYFSQRSGLLIQFEDSRLLGMRNKDDDDVFWETSTESVMQDYRYIDGVNIAHSGKTRVTVFRYGERSANHKREMEEKWKIEDVDFNIWGLSSEHFLPPSGIKNYKK; this is encoded by the exons aTGAGGAAACTTTGTCCAAATATTGACGATGATGATGGGCTTGAGACGGTTCTTGAGGTCCCAATACCAGAAGAAATGTTCACAAGCATGGGCAGCAATGCCAACTTGCGTTGGCAGAACATGCTTACATGGATGAAGGCTCAAACATCAGATAAGTGGTCACAGCCAGTAATTGCAGGGCGCATCAACGAGCTTCGATTCCTACTTTACATGGTGGGATCTCCTCTTATCCCTCTCCAGGTTCAAGTAGGCCATTCTGTTCACAGGCCTGTCAAAGATTGTTCCATT CAAGCTTCGACAGCCAAGTATATTGTTCAACAGTACATAGCAGCAACAGGAGGACCAGCAGCATTAAACGCAGTGCACAGCATGTGCGTAACAGGGGAAGTGAAAATTAATGCATCAGAATTTCATCAAGTTGATCAATCCAAAAACGTAAAGCGCACTGAAGAAGCTGGTGGATTCGTCCTCTGGCAGAAAGATCCTGATTTATGGATCCTGGAGCTTGTTGTTTCAGGTTGCAAAGTCATTTGTGGAAGCAATGGCAAGATTTCTTGGAGGCTCTCTTCCAATCAACAAGCTCCCATTTCTACGGGTCCCGCAAGACCCCTCCGCAGATTTTTGCAG GGTTTGGACCCAAGATCCACAGCAAACTTATTCATAGATGCAACGTGCATTGGAGAGAAAATTATAAACAATGAAGACTGCTTTATACTAAAGCTGGAGACGAGCCCAGCAATTCGTGAGGCACAAAGTGGACCAAACTATGAGATAATTCACCATACAATATGGGGATACTTTAGCCAAAGATCAGGacttttgattcaatttgaagaTTCGAGGCTCCTAGGAATGAGAAACAAAGATGACGATGATGTGTTCTGGGAGACAAGCACAGAATCTGTAATGCAAGATTATCGGTACATAGATGGAGTTAATATTGCACATAGTGGTAAGACTCGTGTCACAGTTTTTAGATATGGAGAACGGTCTGCAAATCACAAGAGGGAGATGGAAGAGAAATGGAAGATTGAAGATGTGGATTTCAATATTTGGGGTTTGAGTTCAGAGCATTTTCTTCCTCCTTCTggcattaaaaattataagaaatag
- the LOC110610080 gene encoding transcription repressor OFP7 — MAKRLKLKFSRVLTSFSSCRLKDPSTFPSNPVPSFLRFSPVKLHLPPSVPPPSKPHPSSSIKRHMSSALASITCGFRSRTTTKYYLSETKHKKSPPPPSPPPPEFHWEREEKWHVVAKMYGETPRRKIYNSLVSDDFKTDNIFLPPPPPLNTERKRRRIRKKKKTTPRFRTSSSSADNGLPGSEGLDNDDDNEEDDMDKGEIETLVSSTRSFSIDYPFPELNFHLKSIRESPFNRINHRKKKVIKKAKRYVNKSGRKSCDESQSSPARLSRFQWLIPCTLEGKVRESFAVVKKSENPHEDFKRSMMEMIVEKQMFEVNDLEQLLQCFLSLNSRQYHGIIVEAFSEIWVDLICKSSISNGVSRAL, encoded by the coding sequence ATGGCGAAACGTCTCAAGCTCAAATTCTCTCGAGTGCTCACATCCTTCAGCTCTTGCCGCCTCAAGGACCCTTCTACTTTCCCGTCCAATCCTGTTCCTTCATTTCTTAGATTCTCTCCGGTCAAACTCCATCTCCCACCATCTGTTCCTCCTCCGTCCAAGCCTCATCCTTCTTCCTCCATCAAGCGTCACATGTCATCTGCCTTGGCTTCAATCACCTGCGGCTTCAGGTCAAGAACCACGACTAAATATTATCTCTCTGAGACCAAACACAAGaaatcaccaccaccaccttcTCCTCCTCCGCCTGAGTTTCACTGGGAAAGAGAAGAGAAGTGGCATGTTGTTGCTAAAATGTACGGCGAAACTCCTCGTCGCAAGATTTATAACTCTTTGGTTTCTGATGACTTTAAAACCGATAACATTTTTCTTCCTCCACCTCCTCCTCTCAACAccgaaagaaaaagaagacggattagaaagaagaagaaaacaacACCAAGATTCCGCACCAGCAGTTCCTCGGCTGATAACGGACTGCCCGGCAGTGAAGGTTTAGACAACGATGATGACAATGAAGAGGATGACATGGACAAAGGGGAAATAGAAACATTAGTTTCATCAACCAGAAGCTTCTCCATTGATTATCCTTTTCCGGAGTTAAATTTCCATTTGAAAAGCATACGTGAATCACCCTTTAACAGGATCAATCATCGCAAGAAGAAGGTTATTAAGAAAGCAAAACGATATGTTAACAAGAGTGGGAGAAAGAGTTGCGATGAGTCACAATCATCTCCAGCCAGGTTGTCGAGGTTTCAGTGGCTAATACCGTGCACACTAGAGGGGAAGGTGAGGGAGAGCTTTGCAGTAGTGAAGAAATCAGAGAATCCACACGAGGACTTCAAGAGATCAATGATGGAGATGATAGTGGAGAAGCAGATGTTCGAAGTGAATGATTTGGAGCAACTCTTGCAGTGTTTCTTGTCTTTAAACTCTAGGCAATATCATGGGATTATTGTTGAGGCTTTCTCCGAGATTTGGGTGGATCTGATCTGTAAAAGTTCTATTAGCAATGGAGTTTCGAGAGCTCTTTGA